A segment of the Candidatus Bathyarchaeota archaeon genome:
GACTTTGAGAGCCAAACGAACTCGGGGACGAAATTCATCCTCCACTTCCCCCTCTCCGCCAATGTGAAATCCACTGCTTAAGCTGCTCTTTGGGTGACATATGCTTTAGGAAAAGAAAATTTTTATATGACGAGCCGCTGACTACAGGGACATGGCGCCCAGAAACCGAAAAGCACACAAAAAGCCAATCAAAACCGAAAAGTTAGAAACCAGGAGAGGCAACAAGTCCCTTTTATTGGCTTTAGGGGTTGTTGTAGTAGTAGTCATAGTTTTGGGGGTTGTGGCAGCAGTTAATCCCTCATGGAATCCAGCCAACGCGACGGTTACACCTGCGCCTACGTCTTCCCCGACTGCAACCCCGATTTCCTCGGCTGAAGACCCCTATTCAGGCGCCAAGCAGGTTATCATCCGCACCACCATGGGCGACATCACGGTGGCGCTGCGCAACGACATGCCTATAACCACAGGCAACTTCCTGAGCCTAGTCAACGAAGGTGTATACAACGGCAGCCAATTCCACCGCGTCATCGACGGCTTCATGATTCAAGGCGGCAAACCCGCAGACAACGGCTTTAGCAGAACCGAAATACCCAGCATAAAAGACGAGTTCACCGACACCAACCACAATTACAACGGCACCCTATCCATGGCAAATGCGGGGCGAAACAGTGGAACCAGTGAATTCTTCATCAACGTCGCTAACAACAACAGCACTTACTTCGACGCGAACTATGTGAGCTTCGGCAAGGTTGTTTCTGGCATGGACGTGGTCATGGCTATCTCGCATATTCAAACGGACTCAGATGATGCACCCACAACGCCTGTAGTGATAATCGGCGCCAAGGTGCTATCATAAACCAATCGCCCTCTTCTACTCTTATTCTAACGCGATATTTTGTTTGCAATAGGCATAACTAATAGACCGCACATACTTTTTGCGGTCAAAGATTATGTCAAACCAAAACCCAACTAAAATCCTGCTTCACACAAGCCTTGGCGACATCACAATCGCCCTACGCAGCGACATGCCCATAACCGCTGGGAACTTTAAAAGCCTAGTTGAGAAAGGCACCTTCAACGGCACCATCTTCCATCGTGTCATCGATGGCTTCATGATTCAGGGCGGCGATCCCACCGGGACAGGCTACGGTGACCCTAAAATCCCCAACATCAAGGATGAATTCACCAAGAAAAACTTTAACGACCGCGGAACCCTCGCTATGGCAAACGCGGGCCCCAACACGGGCAGCAGCCAATTCTTCATAAACCTAGTCGATAACAACTACCTTGACAGCAAGCACCCGGTCTTCGGAAATGTCGTGGAAGGCATGGATGTCGTAGATAAAATCGCCAAAGTAAAAACCAACGCACGCGACAAGCCCTTAACGGCCGTCACGATTATCTCAGCGTCGGTGCTGCCCTAAAAAATTAAGAAGCTAAAAAGTAGCTACTTTTTCTTCTCTTCTTTAGGCTTGGAGCCGATTTCCACAACTTGGATGCTTATCTGATACTTTTTGCCGCCAGCCACCATCTTGCCTGTTCCATAGTACCCTTTGCTGCCGGTTTTGAAGTCTTTTTTGTCGATGATGAAGTTTTGTTTATCGCCGTTTAACTGGATGGTTGCCATGTTGGGTTGTTCACTCATTTCTGTATCTCCTATGTTGGTATTGCCGCGGTTGCTTTTCACCTTTTCGCCTCCACTGCAAACCGCCGCCTGAAAAGCATAAAAATGCATCAGGCAATAGGTACAGGTTAGCGTCATCTAAAGGCAACTTTAAGCGCAAATAGAGGGAAAGTCAGGTG
Coding sequences within it:
- a CDS encoding peptidylprolyl isomerase, whose protein sequence is MSSAEDPYSGAKQVIIRTTMGDITVALRNDMPITTGNFLSLVNEGVYNGSQFHRVIDGFMIQGGKPADNGFSRTEIPSIKDEFTDTNHNYNGTLSMANAGRNSGTSEFFINVANNNSTYFDANYVSFGKVVSGMDVVMAISHIQTDSDDAPTTPVVIIGAKVLS
- a CDS encoding peptidylprolyl isomerase, coding for MSNQNPTKILLHTSLGDITIALRSDMPITAGNFKSLVEKGTFNGTIFHRVIDGFMIQGGDPTGTGYGDPKIPNIKDEFTKKNFNDRGTLAMANAGPNTGSSQFFINLVDNNYLDSKHPVFGNVVEGMDVVDKIAKVKTNARDKPLTAVTIISASVLP